In the genome of Deinococcus terrestris, one region contains:
- a CDS encoding zinc-binding dehydrogenase, whose translation MRAWNPHTGQPLWQVGAGDPIGPFAVEGSTAVFTARLGAEAIDHTREDFAARALELTGNQGVDVILDTVGGETLGRGLTCLAPFGRLVTFGGSGGGAARVAAPLLHRTNRAVVGYSSGHLRRTRPAAVGELARQGLELLASGTVRLQIGARFALPDAAAAHDLMESRASQGKVLLALPEDL comes from the coding sequence GTGCGGGCCTGGAACCCCCATACGGGACAGCCCCTCTGGCAGGTGGGGGCCGGGGACCCGATTGGACCGTTCGCGGTGGAGGGAAGCACGGCCGTCTTCACCGCCCGCCTAGGCGCTGAGGCAATCGACCATACCCGCGAGGACTTCGCCGCACGCGCCTTGGAACTCACGGGCAACCAGGGGGTGGACGTCATCCTCGACACGGTCGGAGGCGAGACGCTGGGGCGCGGACTGACCTGTCTGGCGCCCTTCGGACGCCTGGTGACCTTTGGCGGGTCGGGTGGGGGCGCGGCCAGGGTCGCCGCGCCCCTGCTGCACCGCACGAACCGCGCCGTGGTGGGCTACAGCAGCGGGCACCTGCGCCGCACGCGCCCGGCTGCCGTGGGCGAGCTCGCCCGGCAGGGCCTGGAGCTGCTGGCGAGCGGCACGGTGCGGTTGCAGATCGGTGCCCGCTTCGCGCTGCCGGACGCCGCGGCCGCGCACGACCTGATGGAGTCTCGCGCGAGTCAGGGCAAGGTCCTGCTCGCCCTTCCGGAGGACCTGTGA
- a CDS encoding outer membrane protein assembly factor BamB family protein has product MTFPMVPACLRLALLALLLSGWGSTGGGSWPHPVLPTRVRPVVTSPAVPRVVADDTRVYLMADGQVRAYDPSLRTQLWAAPLKSFGGLAVGGGLVVADDGFTRLHAFDTRTGRRVWSAPAARALN; this is encoded by the coding sequence GTGACCTTCCCCATGGTTCCTGCATGCCTGCGACTGGCCCTGCTCGCCCTGCTGCTGAGCGGCTGGGGGAGTACGGGTGGGGGCTCCTGGCCCCATCCAGTCCTGCCCACGCGGGTCCGTCCGGTCGTCACCTCACCCGCCGTGCCCCGCGTCGTCGCAGATGACACGCGGGTCTACCTGATGGCCGACGGCCAGGTCCGGGCCTATGACCCCTCCCTGCGAACCCAGCTCTGGGCCGCGCCCCTGAAGTCCTTCGGGGGCCTGGCGGTGGGAGGCGGCCTGGTGGTGGCTGACGACGGGTTCACGCGGCTCCACGCCTTCGATACCCGGACCGGGAGGCGGGTCTGGAGTGCCCCGGCGGCCCGCGCCCTGAACTGA
- a CDS encoding outer membrane protein assembly factor BamB family protein translates to MARSLLLTALLLAVPTAAFAQTTPLTPHLRTTVQTPNLGTGPLALSPDGRTVAVLRLDRVRGSRATLVLSDARTGQELRRIATTNTYDGALVFSPDGQTLVNVGSDVQAYDMTTGRIRWSHRSSDAVPSSPVVVFSPDGTAVYFSHLDTVGNRHLIRSDARTGQGAWDAFRIPSAAEAPSREESFYGRVLSLAVHPAAGVLASGSFGGGIVVWNAATGQRTGILTDQSSPARATQAGRAGQTAHGGRVTGLTFAPDGTLISGANDGTVKRWDLATGRKLGEALLPDGVQALTLRPGGQGVLVASGRNVVQLGLPDLRRERVLVGHADEVGSLAPTGDALWTSSTDSTVKRWNLRSGLDETTYGTMKTAAVSPDGQTFALNLGDATVRLTDARGNTLSTLRGFLPPASPHYEFIGGRSLTFSPNGKGLAGGLFTMSGVIIEKYAAGSAAFLWDVSTGRRERTFPNFPAQELSWSPNGGFLAGVNHVPGNLDTFEVRDVNTGTSVGRGVPSRSGQEQKRGGVLAVSVPTVQWVNGQAWVLGMQYPRFEPGKPLSSQWPAGIWRARTGAKVQSLGNLGISVPRLLANPAGTRVAVSGGNGLWLLDARTGKALWSYPQASYRDQTASWQEPRRLLWSPDGRLLALNRGEQGLSLHDGGSGQPLGRLPIRAEPLGFSEGGRVLVTLNQEGVQVWDIRPGR, encoded by the coding sequence ATGGCCCGATCCCTGCTGCTGACGGCTCTCCTGCTGGCTGTGCCCACCGCGGCTTTCGCCCAGACCACGCCCCTGACCCCTCACTTGCGGACCACCGTGCAGACGCCCAACCTGGGCACCGGACCGCTGGCCCTGAGCCCGGATGGCCGGACGGTGGCGGTGCTGCGGCTCGACCGGGTCCGGGGAAGCCGCGCCACCCTGGTCCTGAGTGACGCCCGGACCGGCCAGGAACTTCGCCGGATCGCCACCACGAACACATACGATGGGGCGCTGGTCTTCAGTCCCGACGGACAGACCCTCGTCAACGTCGGTTCAGACGTTCAGGCCTATGACATGACGACGGGCCGGATACGCTGGAGCCACCGTTCCAGCGACGCGGTTCCCAGCAGCCCCGTGGTCGTCTTCAGCCCCGACGGGACGGCGGTCTACTTCTCCCACCTCGACACGGTCGGGAACCGGCACCTCATCCGCAGTGACGCACGGACAGGGCAGGGCGCCTGGGACGCCTTCCGCATCCCCTCGGCGGCGGAGGCCCCGTCCCGCGAGGAGAGCTTCTACGGCCGTGTCCTGTCCCTGGCCGTTCACCCGGCGGCTGGGGTCCTGGCCTCCGGTTCCTTCGGCGGGGGCATCGTGGTGTGGAACGCGGCGACGGGTCAGAGGACCGGCATCCTCACGGATCAGTCTTCTCCTGCGCGGGCCACCCAGGCGGGCCGTGCGGGCCAGACCGCGCACGGCGGGCGGGTGACCGGACTGACCTTCGCCCCGGACGGCACCCTGATCTCCGGAGCGAACGACGGCACGGTAAAGCGCTGGGACCTGGCGACCGGCCGAAAGCTGGGGGAGGCTCTGCTGCCCGACGGCGTCCAGGCCCTGACGCTGCGGCCCGGTGGGCAGGGCGTGCTGGTCGCCTCCGGGAGGAACGTCGTCCAGCTCGGCCTGCCGGACCTGAGACGGGAACGGGTGCTCGTGGGACACGCGGATGAGGTGGGCTCCCTAGCTCCCACCGGGGACGCGCTCTGGACTTCCAGCACCGACAGCACGGTCAAGCGCTGGAATCTCCGGAGCGGCCTGGACGAGACGACCTACGGCACGATGAAGACCGCCGCCGTCAGCCCGGACGGGCAGACCTTCGCGCTGAACCTGGGGGACGCCACGGTGCGCCTGACCGATGCGCGGGGCAACACCCTGAGCACATTGCGCGGCTTTCTGCCGCCCGCCTCCCCGCACTACGAGTTCATCGGCGGACGCTCGCTGACCTTCAGTCCGAATGGGAAAGGGCTGGCGGGCGGGCTCTTCACGATGAGCGGCGTCATCATCGAGAAGTACGCGGCTGGGAGTGCGGCGTTCCTGTGGGACGTCAGCACGGGGCGGCGGGAGCGGACCTTCCCAAATTTTCCGGCCCAGGAGCTGAGCTGGTCCCCCAACGGAGGCTTCCTGGCTGGGGTCAACCATGTGCCGGGCAACCTGGACACCTTCGAGGTCCGGGACGTGAACACCGGGACGAGCGTGGGCCGGGGAGTGCCCTCCCGCTCGGGGCAGGAACAGAAACGCGGCGGCGTGCTGGCCGTCTCCGTCCCCACCGTGCAGTGGGTGAACGGTCAGGCATGGGTGCTGGGGATGCAGTACCCCCGGTTCGAGCCGGGCAAGCCGCTGTCGTCCCAGTGGCCAGCGGGCATCTGGCGAGCACGCACCGGCGCGAAGGTGCAGTCGCTGGGCAACCTCGGCATCTCGGTGCCGCGGCTCCTGGCCAATCCTGCCGGGACGCGCGTGGCCGTGTCGGGTGGCAATGGGCTGTGGCTGCTGGACGCCCGCACCGGGAAGGCCTTGTGGTCGTACCCGCAGGCGTCCTACCGAGACCAGACCGCATCCTGGCAGGAACCGCGCCGCCTGCTGTGGAGCCCGGATGGTCGGTTACTCGCCCTGAACCGGGGTGAACAGGGGCTCAGCCTGCATGACGGCGGCAGCGGGCAGCCACTGGGCCGCCTGCCCATTCGGGCCGAGCCGCTGGGGTTCAGCGAAGGGGGCCGGGTACTGGTGACCCTGAACCAGGAGGGCGTACAGGTCTGGGACATTCGGCCGGGGAGGTGA
- a CDS encoding MbcA/ParS/Xre antitoxin family protein — translation MSRATRAIREPLLNQQAPDTASPAVIQRLSRGLPAGMRMLEHMGLNREQQAWLLGLSARSLQRAGAGNGPELTQDQLTRLSLVVGIYKALHILYDDAAADGWLRRANRRHPFAGQTPLDYMSRGGIPAMYEVRRLLDADRSGMFSVTPEARKAASTLETVVDL, via the coding sequence ATGTCCCGGGCCACCCGCGCCATCAGAGAGCCGCTGCTCAACCAGCAGGCTCCGGACACCGCCAGCCCGGCGGTCATTCAGCGCCTGTCCAGGGGGCTGCCCGCTGGCATGCGCATGCTGGAACACATGGGCCTGAACCGCGAGCAGCAGGCCTGGCTGCTCGGCCTCAGTGCCCGGAGCTTGCAGCGTGCGGGCGCGGGGAACGGGCCAGAATTGACCCAGGATCAGCTCACCCGGCTGAGCTTGGTCGTCGGCATCTACAAGGCGCTGCACATCCTGTACGACGACGCTGCGGCCGATGGCTGGCTCAGGCGGGCCAATCGTCGACACCCTTTTGCCGGGCAGACTCCTCTGGACTACATGAGCCGGGGGGGGATCCCCGCGATGTACGAGGTGCGCCGACTGCTGGATGCCGACCGCAGCGGGATGTTCTCGGTTACGCCCGAAGCCCGGAAGGCCGCCTCGACCCTGGAGACGGTGGTGGACCTTTGA
- a CDS encoding RES family NAD+ phosphorylase — MREPPPLRAHQARTSRLIPSRYEAQTPRPSVLGAITQDPDEFDILLDLDNLTNGRITSGQGVTYQPYEQMVLAAFEHAGNNRFNVPVPGHGAWYAAEELVTCVHEVAHHFKARAIDEGLTGTPHVTEYTVYECDAQDTFYDAMQDPDYRQHLAIDPDSYAYSQPLGEEVRAQNRAGILYESVRAPEPGQTCVVFLQPWAVRNVGRTSQIYLLWDPARQVAVATRQPPSPDVLRT; from the coding sequence TTGAGGGAGCCTCCACCGCTCCGGGCACACCAAGCCCGGACCTCCCGGCTGATTCCCTCCCGGTATGAGGCCCAGACGCCCCGCCCGTCGGTGCTCGGCGCCATTACCCAGGACCCGGATGAATTCGACATCCTGCTCGACCTGGACAACCTCACCAACGGCCGGATCACCAGCGGGCAGGGCGTCACTTATCAGCCGTATGAGCAGATGGTCCTGGCCGCCTTCGAACATGCGGGCAACAACCGCTTCAACGTGCCGGTACCGGGACACGGCGCGTGGTATGCCGCCGAGGAGCTGGTGACCTGCGTCCACGAGGTTGCCCATCACTTCAAGGCGCGGGCCATCGACGAGGGACTGACGGGTACGCCCCACGTGACGGAGTACACCGTCTACGAGTGTGACGCCCAGGACACCTTCTACGACGCGATGCAGGATCCGGACTACCGCCAGCATCTGGCCATCGACCCCGATTCCTACGCCTACTCGCAGCCCCTGGGAGAGGAGGTGCGTGCCCAGAACCGGGCAGGCATCCTCTACGAGAGCGTCCGCGCCCCGGAACCCGGGCAGACCTGCGTGGTGTTCCTTCAGCCCTGGGCCGTGCGCAACGTGGGCCGCACCAGCCAGATCTACCTGCTGTGGGATCCGGCGCGGCAGGTCGCTGTGGCCACCCGACAGCCGCCGAGCCCAGACGTGCTGCGGACATGA
- a CDS encoding WD40 repeat domain-containing protein, with the protein MTTPRSVPRRWRLAAALTCAVLTGAAPALQRSPGGTARIDGHAAGTFDTLNSPAGFAGGLAWGPDGTAYTLDGTRLLYRWNAQTGRPLSRQVLTLPSSLPGAKADYGPRLLLDGYRADGGALTGPFIRVRGYKKGTPYQTAYTLRADGRAVLGDICASSQKHLVGCSQWYGVTVLPAQKGRATLRLSGREGPVSDITLPAGQVLDVEPSPDGTRVAALRTVEKRDYDPNAALYLDVATRDGKVLSRQVLGSFGVRRDGEPQVRWVDTGRLLTATPRTTSPYSPSGHQVNLWSLSGQGPRWTVGSGELRDAVPSPDGTLFLTVRDGSVPEVRRVSDGAFVRPLGTPVTASVPLPGGSALVALDTGDGQGELRVVRPGGQGRRLGGPGLEGVTRLVVSPDGQFIAAARSESVAVLDRAGRTLHTFALPENVYWTELGFSGPRTLFARLENGGDDWQGRTWDAVTGRLLSQEINARPVGTIQLRTEVRQRPDGGSQSRLSVADQRDRVVWQEAWRSESRPYVLPSPDGRAVVRGVARRSKVQPEQADLYLYRLDPRTGQADPGLTLRTGDPEEAYRGLRLLDYAPDRRHVLLFEASGDGCGSAFYGLRLADLETRREVKLPSALTTGLTRLTGCGYPTPWPTAAFTPEGTGLLVRDGNALNWWRLQ; encoded by the coding sequence ATGACGACGCCCCGTTCGGTGCCCCGCCGCTGGCGGCTGGCCGCTGCCCTGACCTGCGCCGTGCTGACCGGCGCGGCCCCCGCCCTCCAACGCTCTCCCGGCGGGACGGCCCGCATCGACGGCCACGCGGCGGGCACCTTCGACACCCTGAATTCCCCGGCGGGCTTCGCGGGAGGGCTGGCCTGGGGACCGGACGGCACCGCCTACACCCTGGACGGGACGCGGCTCCTCTACCGCTGGAACGCACAGACCGGAAGGCCCCTGTCGCGCCAGGTGTTGACACTTCCGTCCAGCCTGCCGGGCGCGAAAGCAGACTACGGGCCGAGGTTGCTTCTGGACGGCTACCGCGCGGACGGCGGCGCCCTGACCGGGCCGTTCATCCGGGTCCGGGGCTACAAGAAGGGGACGCCCTACCAGACCGCCTATACCCTGCGGGCGGATGGCCGGGCCGTGCTGGGGGACATCTGCGCCTCCTCGCAAAAGCATCTGGTCGGCTGCTCGCAGTGGTACGGCGTGACGGTCCTCCCCGCTCAGAAGGGACGGGCCACCTTGCGCCTGTCGGGCCGGGAAGGGCCGGTCAGTGACATCACCCTCCCCGCCGGACAGGTGCTGGACGTGGAACCCTCGCCCGACGGCACGCGGGTGGCGGCCCTGCGCACGGTGGAGAAGCGCGACTACGATCCGAATGCAGCCCTGTACCTCGACGTGGCGACGCGGGACGGCAAGGTCCTGTCGCGGCAGGTCCTGGGGAGCTTCGGGGTCCGGCGTGACGGTGAGCCCCAGGTGCGCTGGGTGGACACGGGTCGGCTGCTGACCGCGACGCCCCGGACCACCTCCCCGTACAGCCCCAGCGGGCATCAGGTCAACCTGTGGAGCCTGAGCGGTCAGGGGCCCCGCTGGACGGTGGGGTCGGGTGAACTGCGGGACGCGGTGCCCTCGCCAGACGGCACGCTGTTCCTGACTGTGCGGGACGGCAGCGTACCCGAGGTCCGCCGCGTGTCGGACGGCGCGTTCGTGCGCCCCCTGGGCACGCCCGTCACGGCGTCGGTGCCCCTGCCCGGAGGAAGCGCCCTGGTGGCGCTGGACACCGGCGACGGGCAGGGTGAACTGCGGGTGGTGCGTCCGGGGGGTCAGGGGCGGCGTCTGGGCGGGCCGGGACTGGAGGGCGTGACCCGATTGGTGGTGAGTCCAGACGGGCAATTCATCGCCGCCGCCCGCTCCGAAAGTGTGGCGGTCCTCGACCGCGCCGGGCGGACCCTGCACACCTTCGCGCTGCCGGAGAACGTCTACTGGACGGAGTTGGGCTTCTCCGGGCCAAGGACGCTGTTCGCGCGGCTAGAGAATGGGGGCGACGACTGGCAGGGCCGCACCTGGGACGCGGTGACCGGACGGCTGCTGAGCCAGGAGATCAATGCCCGCCCGGTGGGGACGATCCAACTGCGGACGGAGGTCCGGCAGCGGCCGGATGGGGGCTCCCAGTCGCGGCTGAGCGTCGCCGACCAGAGGGACCGGGTCGTGTGGCAGGAGGCGTGGCGCAGCGAGTCTCGCCCGTATGTCCTGCCGAGTCCGGACGGCCGGGCGGTGGTGCGGGGGGTGGCCCGGCGCAGCAAAGTGCAGCCCGAACAGGCCGACCTGTACCTCTATCGCCTCGACCCCCGCACGGGCCAGGCTGACCCTGGCCTGACCCTGCGGACCGGCGACCCGGAGGAGGCGTACCGGGGGCTGAGGCTGCTGGACTACGCCCCGGACCGCCGTCATGTGCTGCTGTTCGAGGCGTCCGGGGACGGGTGCGGCTCGGCCTTCTACGGCCTGCGCCTGGCCGACCTGGAGACGCGGCGGGAAGTGAAGCTGCCCTCCGCACTGACCACAGGCCTGACGCGCCTGACCGGTTGCGGGTATCCGACGCCCTGGCCCACCGCTGCCTTCACGCCCGAGGGGACGGGACTGCTGGTGCGCGACGGCAATGCGCTGAACTGGTGGCGGCTCCAGTGA
- a CDS encoding sensor histidine kinase has translation MKPLHRAALLAWLGIMLGVGLLWWSASVRDARVRFETGARILHRVLSQRGEQQEAVLASVTALARAGVQDGALGGYASAMRAQYPQIVGVQRCRPQCESLGPSGAALPTAPVPKGGSGLQWHPNLPALYALSRGDVRVWVDARYLFREEDFSDLTSAFRLRRPDDGRTLVQRAVRDPARGADRLLPVLRVGKVLGSAEQPFVFEGEHPLRWTELPVAGLGLLALLLAGIAAGWVRLIEGRERARRAAREARRALEGERARAGSAFHAVSEALIVTDARHRVRLANPAAHALLGEALTEGRDLREAVGFRATLDQQPFDPSAFWGQSRPTELPPGVTLVTGDGARLVEGALAPVLEEDEAEAGWVLVLRDVGPLRARVQAALEEGERRVREHAETLAHVTRLSTLGEMSAGLAHELNQPLTAIVSHGQAALRLLDDPERDEARVRRSVEATVTQAKRAASIIAHLRTLVKRDPTQTRPVDVNQVLDNVATLMGHEAERDGIRLTVCPDPRPLIVQGDPVHLEQVLLNLVRNAADAVRATPGAEVRLSARQQGAGALVEVRDTGPGLPDTVRDRLFTPFVTTKPGGLGLGLSLSHTLVQGMGGDLRGENVSGGAVFTLTLPLARREAAHA, from the coding sequence GTGAAGCCCCTGCACCGCGCTGCCCTGCTCGCCTGGCTGGGAATCATGCTGGGAGTGGGGCTGCTGTGGTGGAGTGCGTCGGTCCGTGACGCGCGGGTCCGGTTCGAGACCGGGGCACGCATCCTGCACCGGGTGCTCTCCCAGCGCGGCGAGCAGCAGGAGGCAGTACTGGCGAGCGTGACGGCCCTCGCCCGCGCTGGGGTTCAGGACGGCGCCCTGGGGGGGTACGCCTCGGCGATGCGGGCGCAGTATCCTCAGATCGTCGGCGTGCAGCGCTGCCGCCCCCAGTGCGAGAGCCTAGGGCCGAGTGGGGCGGCCCTACCCACGGCCCCCGTGCCCAAAGGCGGCAGCGGATTGCAGTGGCACCCCAACTTGCCCGCGCTGTATGCCCTCTCGCGGGGAGACGTTCGGGTGTGGGTGGATGCCCGGTACCTTTTCCGGGAGGAGGACTTCAGCGACCTGACCTCGGCCTTCCGGCTGCGCCGCCCGGACGACGGCCGGACGCTGGTGCAACGGGCCGTGCGCGACCCGGCGCGGGGCGCGGACCGCCTGCTGCCGGTCTTGCGGGTGGGCAAGGTTCTGGGCAGCGCCGAGCAGCCCTTCGTGTTTGAGGGGGAGCACCCGCTGCGCTGGACCGAGCTGCCGGTGGCGGGTCTGGGGCTGCTTGCCCTGCTGCTGGCGGGGATCGCCGCCGGGTGGGTCCGCCTCATCGAAGGGCGTGAGCGGGCACGCCGGGCAGCGAGGGAGGCGCGACGTGCCCTGGAGGGCGAGCGGGCACGGGCGGGAAGCGCCTTTCACGCGGTCAGCGAGGCCCTGATCGTGACCGACGCCAGGCACCGGGTCCGCCTCGCCAACCCCGCCGCCCACGCGCTGCTGGGGGAGGCCCTGACCGAGGGCCGGGACCTGCGGGAAGCTGTCGGCTTCCGGGCCACGCTGGACCAGCAGCCGTTTGACCCCAGCGCCTTTTGGGGGCAGTCCCGGCCCACCGAGTTGCCGCCGGGAGTCACCCTGGTGACCGGGGACGGAGCGCGGCTGGTGGAGGGAGCGCTGGCGCCCGTGCTGGAGGAGGACGAGGCGGAGGCCGGGTGGGTCCTGGTGCTGCGAGATGTGGGACCGCTGCGGGCACGGGTGCAGGCGGCGCTGGAGGAGGGCGAGCGTCGGGTGCGCGAGCATGCCGAGACCCTGGCGCACGTCACGCGCCTGTCCACCCTGGGCGAGATGAGCGCGGGCCTCGCCCACGAACTCAACCAGCCGCTCACCGCCATCGTGAGCCACGGCCAAGCGGCGCTGCGCCTGTTGGACGACCCCGAGCGGGACGAGGCCCGGGTGCGGCGCTCGGTAGAGGCAACTGTCACCCAGGCCAAGCGGGCGGCGAGCATCATCGCCCACCTGCGGACCCTGGTGAAGCGGGACCCCACCCAGACGCGCCCGGTGGACGTGAATCAGGTGCTGGACAACGTGGCGACGCTGATGGGCCATGAGGCCGAACGGGACGGCATCCGGCTGACCGTGTGCCCCGATCCCCGGCCCCTGATCGTGCAGGGCGACCCCGTGCATCTCGAGCAGGTGCTGCTCAACCTCGTGCGCAACGCTGCCGACGCCGTGAGGGCAACGCCGGGCGCAGAGGTTCGACTCTCGGCCCGGCAGCAGGGCGCGGGCGCCCTCGTGGAGGTGCGCGACACCGGACCAGGCCTGCCCGACACCGTGCGCGACCGGCTGTTCACGCCCTTTGTTACTACCAAACCGGGGGGCCTGGGGCTGGGCCTGTCGCTGTCCCACACCCTGGTGCAGGGGATGGGAGGCGACCTGCGGGGAGAGAACGTGTCCGGGGGCGCGGTGTTCACCCTGACGTTGCCGCTGGCGCGGCGAGAGGCCGCCCATGCGTGA
- a CDS encoding response regulator transcription factor: MREPLPATEPTVFLVDDDDAVRDALATLLGTVGLKVRDFPDARAFLAALDREALGCLILDVRMPQVSGLQLQEQLTREGVDLPVIVITGHGDIDVCRRAFKGGATEFLTKPVDELALLEGVALGIRTHLARRSRLAVTQEARGAVAGLTAREQEVLRLIVDGASNKQAARALGISVRTVETHRASLFEKLGAASLAQLVRVYLASLDEGP, encoded by the coding sequence ATGCGTGAGCCCCTGCCCGCCACCGAACCCACCGTGTTCCTGGTGGATGACGACGACGCGGTGCGCGACGCCCTTGCGACCCTGCTGGGCACCGTGGGACTCAAGGTTCGGGACTTTCCGGACGCCCGAGCCTTCCTGGCGGCGCTCGACCGGGAGGCGCTCGGCTGCCTGATTCTCGACGTGCGGATGCCGCAGGTGAGCGGCTTGCAGTTGCAAGAACAGCTCACGCGGGAGGGCGTGGACCTGCCGGTCATCGTGATCACCGGGCACGGGGACATCGACGTCTGCCGCCGCGCGTTTAAGGGAGGTGCGACCGAGTTCCTGACCAAGCCGGTGGATGAACTCGCGCTGCTCGAAGGGGTCGCGCTGGGCATTCGCACGCACCTGGCGCGGCGGTCCCGGCTCGCGGTCACCCAGGAAGCCCGCGGGGCCGTCGCGGGGCTCACGGCGCGGGAGCAGGAGGTGCTGCGCCTGATCGTGGACGGCGCGAGCAACAAGCAGGCCGCGCGGGCGCTGGGCATCTCGGTCCGCACGGTGGAGACGCACCGCGCGAGCCTCTTCGAGAAGCTGGGCGCGGCCTCCCTCGCGCAACTTGTGCGGGTCTACCTGGCCAGCCTGGACGAAGGTCCGTAA
- a CDS encoding GlcG/HbpS family heme-binding protein, which yields MKRILLGLLALSLPTALAQTTPAQTPPAPSPVRLAATATVPQASLSLAAALRIAQLAVTNCAAQGYNVTATVVDRAGITLAVARAENAGPHTVDASFRKAYTSASARNTTAAIAENIRNNPASAELARIDRFLVLAGGAPIRVEGAVVGAIGVGGAPSGQIDEKCGTDAATAVLGR from the coding sequence ATGAAGCGAATACTCCTCGGCCTGCTGGCCCTGAGCCTGCCCACCGCCCTCGCCCAGACCACGCCCGCGCAGACTCCGCCCGCACCGTCCCCCGTCCGGCTCGCCGCGACAGCCACCGTGCCCCAGGCCAGCCTCAGCCTCGCGGCGGCGCTGCGCATCGCCCAGCTTGCGGTCACCAACTGTGCCGCGCAGGGCTACAACGTCACGGCGACGGTCGTGGACCGGGCCGGGATCACCCTTGCAGTGGCGCGGGCGGAAAATGCCGGACCGCACACCGTGGACGCCAGCTTCCGTAAGGCGTACACCAGCGCCTCGGCCCGCAACACGACGGCGGCCATCGCGGAGAACATCCGCAACAACCCTGCCTCGGCCGAACTCGCCCGCATTGACCGCTTCCTCGTGCTGGCAGGCGGCGCCCCAATTCGGGTGGAGGGTGCGGTGGTCGGCGCCATCGGCGTGGGCGGTGCGCCCAGCGGCCAGATCGACGAAAAGTGTGGCACCGACGCGGCCACGGCGGTCCTGGGCCGGTGA
- a CDS encoding ankyrin repeat domain-containing protein — protein sequence MKAAVLAALLALPWAAGAGGAATPPGQVSQMTRNAALWQAAEQGDAGRVRDLLGRGASANARRPDGRTALTAAALGDHVAVARLLIDAGADPDPQDTARNNALLVTGETGSVAMLREVLRAGPDLTRTNRFGGTALIPAADRGHVAYVRELLKTEINVDHVNNLSWTALLEAVILGDGGTRHTEIVRLLLAAGANPNLADREGVTPLAHANQRGYGAMVQLLTSAGGK from the coding sequence GTGAAAGCCGCCGTGCTGGCCGCTCTCCTCGCGCTGCCCTGGGCGGCGGGCGCGGGTGGGGCGGCCACCCCTCCGGGACAGGTGAGCCAGATGACACGGAATGCGGCCCTGTGGCAGGCCGCCGAGCAGGGCGACGCCGGGCGTGTGCGCGACCTGTTGGGGCGCGGGGCCTCGGCCAACGCCCGGCGCCCGGACGGCCGCACCGCCCTGACTGCCGCGGCGCTGGGAGATCATGTGGCCGTCGCCCGCCTGCTGATTGACGCCGGGGCCGATCCGGACCCGCAGGACACGGCCCGCAACAACGCCCTGCTGGTGACCGGTGAGACGGGCAGCGTGGCGATGCTGCGCGAGGTGCTGCGGGCAGGACCCGATCTAACGCGCACCAACCGCTTTGGGGGCACCGCCCTGATTCCGGCCGCGGACCGGGGCCACGTCGCGTACGTCCGCGAGCTCCTGAAGACGGAGATCAACGTCGATCACGTCAACAATCTGAGCTGGACAGCCCTGCTGGAGGCGGTGATCCTGGGCGACGGGGGTACCCGGCATACCGAGATCGTGCGCCTGCTCCTCGCGGCGGGGGCCAACCCCAATCTCGCCGACCGCGAGGGAGTCACCCCTCTGGCACACGCAAACCAGCGCGGCTACGGGGCTATGGTGCAACTGTTGACCAGCGCAGGGGGGAAGTGA
- a CDS encoding phosphatase PAP2 family protein, whose protein sequence is MGSALTLLRWHTRWRLPGMVLGVLYVLGTIGSRVYIGVYSPTDVFAGMLFSVTWVLSLAWGVQLRRERSATDGWPTQEEARTARAARLSPLRIFSRRSCR, encoded by the coding sequence ATGGGGTCCGCCCTAACCCTACTGCGGTGGCACACCCGCTGGCGGCTCCCCGGGATGGTGTTGGGCGTGCTGTACGTCCTCGGGACGATAGGGTCGCGGGTCTACATCGGCGTCTATTCCCCGACGGACGTGTTCGCCGGGATGCTCTTCTCGGTCACGTGGGTCCTCAGCCTCGCGTGGGGGGTGCAGCTGCGCCGCGAGCGCTCCGCGACAGACGGCTGGCCGACTCAGGAAGAAGCCCGAACAGCGCGTGCCGCCAGGCTAAGCCCCCTGCGGATCTTCTCCCGCCGTTCATGTCGCTGA